The Stegostoma tigrinum isolate sSteTig4 chromosome 9, sSteTig4.hap1, whole genome shotgun sequence genome includes a region encoding these proteins:
- the mdh1ab gene encoding malate dehydrogenase 1Ab, NAD (soluble) has protein sequence MAEPIKVLVTGAAGQIAYSLLYNIAKGDVFGNDQPLILVLLDIAPMMSVLDGVVMEIQDCALPLVHGVIATDKEDEAFKDIDVAILVGSMPRREGMERKDLLQANAKIFKTQGCALDKFAKKSVKVLVVGNPANTNCLTAIKSAPSIPKENFSCLTRLDHNRAKAQIASKLGVQSGDVKNVIIWGNHSSTQYPDVTHATVKVEGKEMNVYDAVADDNWLKGDFIATVQQRGAAVIKARKLSSAMSAAKAISDHMRTLWFGTPVNEWVSMGVISDGNPYNIPNDLVYSFPVQIKNKTWNIVPCLKINDFSCEKMKATAKELLQEKETASEFLSSI, from the exons ATG GCAGAGCCTATTAAAGTTCTTGTGACTGGTGCTGCTGGTCAGATTGCATATTCACTTCTCTACAACATTGCAAAGGGGGATGTTTTCGGAAATGATCAG CCCCTCATCCTCGTCCTACTTGATATTGCACCGATGATGTCAGTGCTGGATGGTGTTGTGATGGAAATCCAGGATTGTGCTCTTCCACTGGTCCATG GGGTCATTGCAACTGACAAAGAAGATGAAGCTTTCAAGGACATTGATGTGGCAATTCTGGTGGGCTCTATGCCAAGACGGGAGGGCATGGAACGGAAGGACCTGCTCCAAGCTAATGCCAAGATATTCAAAACCCAGGGATGTGCTTTGGACAAGTTTGCCAAGAAGTCAGTCAAG GTTCTTGTTGTGGGCAACCCAGCCAATACCAATTGTCTGACTGCAATCAAGTCTGCCCCATCAATTCCGAAAGAGAACTTCTCTTGCCTGACTCGCTTGGATCATAACCGAGCAAAAGCTCAG ATTGCATCCAAATTGGGAGTGCAGAGCGGTGATGTGAAGAATGTTATCATCTGGGGTAATCATTCTTCAACTCAGTATCCAGATGTTACTCATGCTACTGTCAAAGttgaaggaaaggaaatgaatGTCTATGATGCTGTTGCGGATGATAACtggctgaagggtgactttattGCT ACTGTTCAGCAGCGTGGTGCTGCAGTGATTAAGGCACGGAAACTCTCTAGTGCAATGTCAGCTGCTAAGGCCATTTCTGATCATATGAGGACCCTGTGGTTTGGTACTCCTGTG AATGAATGGGTATCCATGGGAGTGATTTCTGATGGGAACCCATATAATATTCCCAATGACTTGGTTTATTCATTCCCAGTGCAAATCAAG AATaaaacttggaatattgtgccatGTCTGAAAATCAATGACTTCTCCTGTGAAAAGATGAAAGCTACTGCCAAAGAGTTGCTTCAGGAGAAAGAAACGGCCTCTGAGTTTCTCTCCAGTATTTGA